From Geomonas agri, one genomic window encodes:
- a CDS encoding peroxiredoxin, whose protein sequence is MKVSTITLLAALTFTTFTTALPAAAASDQQIAKVGDPAPGFKLDAWVGTTAGKEFKQISLDDYRGKWVLLFFYPMDFTFVCPTEIKGFNQALSEFEKLNTVVLGASTDSKYSHLAWVQRGDLGNLQFPLLSDIKKEVAEKYGALDEKEGVALRALYIIDPDGVLQYQVVHNLDVGRSVEETLRVLEALQTGSLCPLGWKPGQKTLGRPQP, encoded by the coding sequence ATGAAAGTTTCCACCATCACCCTGCTAGCTGCACTGACATTCACCACTTTCACCACTGCATTGCCGGCAGCCGCCGCATCGGACCAGCAGATCGCTAAGGTCGGTGATCCCGCGCCAGGCTTCAAGCTCGATGCCTGGGTCGGCACCACCGCCGGTAAAGAGTTCAAGCAGATCTCGCTTGACGACTACCGCGGCAAGTGGGTGCTGCTCTTTTTCTACCCGATGGACTTCACCTTCGTCTGCCCCACCGAAATCAAGGGGTTCAACCAGGCGCTCTCCGAGTTCGAGAAGCTGAACACCGTGGTGCTCGGCGCCTCGACCGACAGCAAGTACTCGCACCTGGCGTGGGTGCAGCGCGGCGACCTGGGCAACCTGCAATTTCCCCTGCTGTCAGACATCAAGAAGGAAGTGGCTGAGAAGTATGGCGCTTTGGACGAGAAGGAAGGGGTGGCACTACGCGCCCTGTACATCATCGACCCGGACGGCGTGCTCCAGTACCAGGTAGTGCACAACCTCGACGTGGGCCGCAGCGTCGAGGAGACCTTGCGTGTCCTCGAGGCGCTGCAGACCGGCTCGCTCTGCCCGCTGGGGTGGAAGCCGGGCCAGAAGACCCTCGGCAGGCCACAACCCTAG
- a CDS encoding peptidylprolyl isomerase produces MTEEKNPVVVMETSMGTVKIELFKDKAPISVRNFLSYVKDAYYDGTIFHRVIKNFMVQGGGLDENMQPKKTKFAIKNEATNGLKNVRGTLAMARTAVVDSATSQFFINVVDNAFLDHAGKTPDRFGYAVFGQVIEGMDVVDAIREVKTGNKAGHQDVPVEPVFINSIKLAE; encoded by the coding sequence ATGACTGAAGAAAAAAATCCCGTAGTCGTCATGGAGACCTCGATGGGCACCGTTAAGATCGAGCTCTTCAAGGACAAGGCTCCCATCTCCGTTCGCAACTTCCTTTCCTATGTCAAGGACGCCTACTACGACGGCACCATCTTCCACCGCGTGATCAAGAACTTCATGGTCCAGGGGGGCGGGCTCGACGAGAACATGCAACCGAAGAAGACCAAGTTCGCCATCAAGAACGAGGCCACCAACGGCCTGAAGAACGTCCGTGGCACCCTGGCCATGGCACGTACTGCCGTGGTCGACAGCGCCACCTCGCAGTTCTTCATCAACGTAGTTGACAACGCGTTCCTCGATCACGCCGGCAAGACCCCGGACCGCTTCGGCTATGCCGTGTTTGGCCAGGTCATCGAAGGGATGGACGTGGTTGACGCTATCCGCGAAGTGAAAACGGGCAACAAGGCCGGCCACCAGGACGTGCCTGTGGAGCCGGTCTTCATCAACTCCATCAAGCTGGCCGAGTAA
- the metK gene encoding methionine adenosyltransferase: MEMKDFIFTSESVSEGHPDKVADQISDAILDAILTQDPKSRVACETLVTTGMAVIAGEITTNAVIDYPKIVRETIKEIGYNDSAMGFDWETCAVLTSIDKQSPDIAQGVTEGEGMFKEQGAGDQGLMFGFACNETPELMPMSILMAHKLVSRLADVRKSGVLDFLRPDSKSQVSIQYIDDKPVHVDTIVISSQHSPEVSYEMIKEGIIEEVIKKIIPANLMDANTKFLINPTGRFVIGGPMGDCGLTGRKIIVDSYGGHGAHGGGAFSGKDPSKVDRSAAYMGRYVAKNLVASGVCERCEVQVAYAIGVAEPVSVMVDCNGTGKIPSKRISEIVREVFDLRPRAIIEQLDLLRPIYRKTAAYGHFGRELPEFTWERTDKAALIREKAGI; encoded by the coding sequence ATGGAAATGAAGGACTTTATCTTTACGTCCGAGTCTGTTTCTGAGGGGCATCCGGACAAGGTTGCTGACCAAATATCCGACGCCATCCTCGATGCTATCCTGACCCAGGATCCCAAGTCCCGCGTGGCGTGTGAAACCCTGGTGACCACCGGCATGGCGGTCATCGCTGGTGAAATCACCACCAATGCCGTTATCGACTACCCGAAGATCGTCCGTGAGACCATCAAGGAAATCGGCTACAACGATTCCGCCATGGGTTTCGACTGGGAAACCTGCGCGGTCCTTACCTCCATCGATAAGCAGTCCCCCGATATCGCCCAGGGTGTCACCGAGGGCGAGGGGATGTTTAAGGAGCAGGGTGCTGGTGACCAAGGGCTCATGTTTGGTTTTGCCTGCAACGAAACTCCGGAGTTGATGCCGATGTCGATCCTCATGGCGCACAAGCTGGTTTCCAGGCTTGCCGACGTCAGGAAAAGCGGCGTGCTCGACTTCCTCCGTCCCGACTCCAAGTCCCAGGTTTCCATCCAGTACATCGATGACAAGCCGGTCCACGTCGATACCATCGTCATCTCCTCCCAGCACTCCCCTGAGGTCTCCTACGAGATGATCAAGGAAGGCATCATCGAGGAAGTCATCAAGAAAATCATCCCGGCTAACCTGATGGACGCCAACACCAAGTTCCTGATCAACCCGACCGGGCGTTTCGTTATCGGCGGCCCGATGGGCGACTGCGGTCTCACCGGCCGCAAGATCATCGTCGACAGCTACGGCGGGCACGGCGCCCACGGCGGCGGCGCGTTCTCCGGTAAGGACCCCTCCAAGGTTGACCGTTCCGCGGCCTACATGGGACGCTACGTCGCCAAGAACCTGGTCGCGTCCGGCGTTTGCGAGCGTTGCGAAGTGCAGGTTGCTTACGCCATCGGCGTTGCCGAGCCGGTCTCCGTCATGGTTGACTGCAACGGCACCGGCAAGATCCCGAGCAAGCGCATCTCCGAGATCGTGCGCGAGGTGTTTGACCTCCGTCCGCGCGCCATCATCGAGCAGCTCGACCTCTTGCGTCCGATCTACAGGAAGACCGCGGCGTACGGCCACTTCGGCCGCGAACTCCCCGAGTTCACCTGGGAGCGCACCGACAAGGCGGCACTCATCAGGGAGAAGGCGGGCATTTAA
- a CDS encoding response regulator transcription factor — MSGEKPHILLVEDEMHLARGITFNLEQEGYLVSHVESGEEALEKVTVEKFDLIILDVMLPGIGGFDVCEKIRVLDSRVPVLMLTARSAERDRISGLAAGADDYLVKPFNLKEFLLRVSGMLRRSAWYRPEPVEEGYRFGDNEVFLLSYRAKTRQGEIDLTDLEVRMLSLFFHREGEAIPRGEILESVWGYATDAETRTLDNFIVRLRKYFEPEPSRPVFFQTVRGVGYRFSRKPAAPSLQSDLSE; from the coding sequence ATGTCCGGCGAAAAACCGCACATACTGCTGGTTGAGGACGAGATGCACCTGGCGCGGGGCATCACCTTCAACCTGGAACAGGAAGGCTACCTGGTGAGCCACGTCGAGAGCGGCGAAGAGGCTCTGGAGAAGGTCACCGTGGAGAAGTTCGACCTGATAATCCTGGACGTGATGCTGCCGGGCATCGGCGGTTTCGATGTTTGCGAGAAAATCCGGGTGCTCGATTCGCGGGTACCGGTGCTGATGCTGACGGCGCGCTCCGCGGAGAGAGACCGGATCTCGGGGCTCGCCGCCGGTGCCGACGACTACCTGGTGAAGCCCTTCAACCTGAAGGAATTCCTGCTCCGGGTTTCCGGGATGCTGCGCCGCAGCGCGTGGTACCGACCGGAGCCGGTAGAGGAGGGATATCGCTTCGGGGACAACGAGGTATTCCTGCTTTCCTACCGCGCCAAGACCAGGCAGGGGGAGATCGATCTCACCGACCTGGAAGTGCGCATGCTGTCCCTGTTCTTCCATCGCGAAGGCGAGGCCATACCCCGCGGCGAGATTTTGGAGAGCGTCTGGGGCTACGCAACCGATGCCGAGACCAGGACTCTGGATAACTTCATCGTGCGGCTCAGGAAGTACTTCGAACCCGAACCTTCGCGCCCCGTGTTCTTCCAAACCGTGCGCGGCGTAGGGTACCGGTTCAGCAGAAAGCCAGCAGCACCATCACTTCAGTCAGATCTGTCCGAGTAG
- a CDS encoding sensor histidine kinase, with the protein MKMHRKLSNPLIALIGIQLIWVVMVISWIYWFIGRSKEFRNLALRYKPELLTQGMEWIVLVEGLLMAIAILAGVYVIFLYWRRQANLYLQQRSYISQLTHELKSPLASIQLHLETVKMRDLPKEKLDGFIDTMLSDTDRLNILISNLLMATKIEFRQLGEKAKKIDFSEFVTSYLQGKSSDLPEGGKLTLEIEPNINATIDVEGMEMALRNLFENALLYSPVSPEIRVSLRRSMSGRQCQLEFQDNGKGLKKNEVEKIFDMFYRVRTPGENIRGTGLGLYIVRSVVSAHGGKISVDSPGLGKGCTFHITLPLQGRQQRG; encoded by the coding sequence ATGAAAATGCACCGAAAACTATCCAACCCGTTGATTGCACTGATAGGGATCCAGCTGATCTGGGTGGTAATGGTCATCTCCTGGATCTACTGGTTCATCGGCAGGAGCAAAGAGTTCCGCAACCTCGCCTTACGCTACAAGCCGGAACTGCTGACCCAGGGAATGGAGTGGATTGTCCTGGTCGAGGGGCTGTTGATGGCGATCGCCATCCTGGCCGGCGTGTATGTCATCTTCCTCTACTGGCGCCGCCAGGCCAATCTCTACCTGCAGCAGCGCAGCTACATCTCCCAGTTGACCCACGAACTCAAGTCGCCGCTCGCCTCGATCCAGCTGCACCTCGAGACGGTGAAGATGCGGGATCTCCCTAAGGAAAAACTCGACGGCTTCATCGACACCATGCTCTCGGACACCGATCGCCTGAATATCCTGATCAGCAACCTGCTGATGGCCACCAAGATCGAGTTCCGCCAACTGGGCGAGAAGGCAAAGAAGATCGACTTCTCCGAGTTCGTCACCAGCTACCTGCAGGGCAAAAGCAGCGACCTCCCCGAGGGAGGAAAGCTCACCCTGGAAATCGAACCCAACATCAACGCCACCATCGACGTCGAGGGGATGGAGATGGCGCTGCGCAACCTCTTCGAGAACGCGCTGCTTTACTCGCCGGTCTCGCCCGAAATCAGGGTCTCGCTCAGGCGCAGCATGAGCGGCCGGCAGTGCCAACTCGAGTTCCAGGACAACGGCAAGGGACTCAAGAAAAACGAGGTGGAGAAGATCTTCGACATGTTCTACCGGGTGCGCACACCGGGTGAGAACATCAGGGGGACCGGCCTGGGGCTCTACATCGTCAGGTCTGTGGTCAGCGCCCACGGTGGCAAGATATCTGTCGACAGCCCGGGGCTGGGCAAAGGCTGCACCTTCCACATCACCCTGCCACTCCAGGGCAGGCAGCAACGAGGTTAA
- a CDS encoding NAD(P)H-dependent flavin oxidoreductase has product MFKPLRIGKHVARYPLIQGGMGVRISAGSLAGHVAKCGGVGLVASPGITLNSEFFDGKNYLKTNCVALKDEIRKAYEIAPDGIIGVNVMVALSDFEELVVAAVEAGAKVLVCGAGLPMTLPGLTAHAPDVALVPIVSSVRAAQLIAKKWDKTYNRLPDAVVVEDPDTAGGHLGEKMENIGTGEYDQYETVRGVKEFFRSEYGLDIPVIAAGGIWDRADVLHALAEGADAVQMASRFVTTVECDADDAFKQAYLDCKKEDIGLIMSPAGLPGRAILTNQEGIVSYDRDHGSVCSYGCLKKCSYKESGERFCIVKSLDRAQRGEVDSGLIFCGTNAWKATRIETVQEIFDEIFAEAGAVTEDQAA; this is encoded by the coding sequence ATGTTCAAACCGTTGCGCATTGGCAAACACGTGGCACGTTACCCGCTGATCCAGGGCGGCATGGGGGTTAGGATTTCGGCAGGATCTTTGGCCGGGCATGTTGCCAAGTGCGGCGGCGTCGGTCTGGTGGCATCCCCCGGCATCACCTTGAACAGCGAGTTCTTCGACGGCAAGAACTATCTCAAAACGAACTGCGTGGCACTGAAAGACGAGATCCGGAAGGCGTACGAGATCGCCCCGGACGGCATCATCGGCGTCAACGTGATGGTAGCCCTGTCCGATTTCGAAGAGCTGGTCGTCGCCGCCGTCGAGGCGGGAGCCAAGGTGCTGGTCTGTGGCGCCGGTCTGCCCATGACCCTGCCGGGACTCACCGCACACGCGCCGGACGTGGCGCTGGTACCGATCGTCTCTTCCGTCCGTGCCGCCCAACTGATCGCAAAGAAGTGGGACAAGACGTACAACCGTCTCCCCGATGCCGTCGTCGTAGAGGACCCGGACACCGCAGGCGGTCACTTGGGCGAGAAGATGGAGAATATCGGCACCGGCGAGTACGACCAGTACGAGACCGTGCGAGGCGTGAAGGAGTTCTTCCGCTCCGAATACGGCCTGGACATCCCAGTGATTGCAGCAGGCGGCATCTGGGACCGCGCTGACGTGCTGCACGCCCTGGCTGAAGGGGCCGATGCCGTGCAGATGGCGAGCCGCTTCGTCACCACCGTCGAGTGCGACGCCGATGATGCCTTCAAGCAGGCCTACCTTGACTGCAAGAAAGAGGACATCGGCCTCATCATGAGCCCTGCCGGTCTCCCCGGCCGCGCCATCCTCACCAACCAGGAAGGGATCGTCTCCTACGACCGCGATCACGGTTCCGTCTGCTCGTACGGCTGCCTCAAGAAGTGTTCCTACAAGGAGAGCGGCGAGCGTTTCTGCATCGTTAAATCCTTGGACCGCGCCCAGCGCGGCGAAGTCGACTCGGGCCTCATCTTCTGTGGGACCAACGCCTGGAAGGCGACCCGCATCGAGACCGTCCAGGAGATCTTCGACGAAATCTTCGCCGAGGCGGGCGCGGTTACCGAGGACCAGGCGGCCTGA
- a CDS encoding ArsR/SmtB family transcription factor, with protein sequence MLELFKALADPCRLRLVAVLLNSELTVQELTQIMGMGQSRISRHLKILAEAGVLSVKRQGTWSYYRAGEQNLFFCAIRPEFERALEQLPERRNDLAAVAQALEARRKRSLEFFDQHAAQWDELSRTLLPVPEYQESLLALVPEVAVLLEIGVGTGILMAQLARKARLVIGVDHSPAMLVEARRRLVEDGVPGAELRLGEMTHLPIADGGAGCVVANMVLHHAPDPQAVLAEIVRVLQPQGTVVLADLARHEREWAREQLADQWLGFEEDELKAWLAGVGLSEVTVVRVAAANGAEDVLLVKAVKE encoded by the coding sequence ATGCTGGAACTTTTCAAGGCGTTGGCCGACCCCTGCCGACTGCGGCTGGTGGCGGTGCTGCTCAACTCCGAACTTACCGTCCAGGAACTGACCCAGATCATGGGGATGGGGCAGTCGCGCATCTCGCGACACCTGAAGATCCTGGCGGAGGCGGGCGTGCTGTCGGTGAAGCGCCAAGGGACCTGGAGCTACTATCGCGCCGGGGAGCAGAATCTCTTCTTCTGTGCCATACGCCCGGAATTCGAGCGCGCGCTGGAACAGCTTCCCGAGCGGCGCAACGATCTTGCGGCCGTTGCGCAGGCACTTGAGGCGCGCCGCAAGCGCAGCCTCGAGTTTTTCGACCAGCACGCGGCCCAGTGGGACGAACTGTCGCGCACCCTGCTGCCGGTGCCGGAGTACCAGGAGAGCCTGCTGGCACTGGTTCCCGAGGTTGCCGTGCTGCTGGAGATTGGGGTCGGCACCGGGATCTTGATGGCGCAACTGGCGCGCAAGGCGAGGCTGGTGATCGGCGTGGACCATTCGCCGGCCATGTTGGTGGAGGCGCGACGGCGCCTGGTCGAGGACGGCGTCCCGGGGGCGGAACTGCGCCTGGGAGAGATGACCCATCTTCCCATCGCCGACGGCGGTGCGGGGTGCGTCGTGGCTAACATGGTGCTGCACCATGCTCCTGATCCGCAGGCGGTGCTGGCCGAGATCGTCCGGGTACTCCAGCCGCAGGGGACAGTGGTGCTGGCTGACTTGGCGCGCCACGAGCGGGAGTGGGCCCGGGAGCAACTGGCCGACCAGTGGCTGGGATTCGAAGAGGACGAACTCAAGGCGTGGCTGGCAGGGGTGGGGCTTTCCGAAGTCACCGTCGTGCGTGTCGCCGCCGCAAACGGTGCTGAGGACGTGCTGCTGGTAAAGGCGGTAAAAGAGTAA
- the ahcY gene encoding adenosylhomocysteinase yields MTKDYIVKDMSLADWGRKEMIIAETEMPGLMAIREEYAAAQPLKGARIAGSLHMTIQTAMLIETLTALGAEVRWASCNIFSTQDHAAAAIAAAGIPVFAHKGETLAEYWDYTHKIFEWHDGGAPNMILDDGGDATLLLHLGSDAEKDASVIANPTCEEEQFLFAAIKKRLAEQPGWYSKTAACIKGVTEETTTGVHRLYQMFEKGTLKFPAINVNDSVTKSKFDNIYGCRESLMDGIKRATDVMVAGKVAVICGYGDVGKGCAQAMRGLQAQVWVTEVDPICALQAAMEGYKVVTMEWAADKADIFVTTTGNIDVITHDHMKAMKHNAIVCNIGHFDNEIEVAKLKQYKWENIKPQVDHVIFPDGKRIILLAEGRLVNLGCATGHPSYVMSSSFANQTLAQMEIFCNPGKYPVGVYILPKELDEKVARLQLKTLGAMLTELTDAQAAYIGVKKEGPYKSEHYRY; encoded by the coding sequence GTGACCAAGGATTACATCGTAAAGGACATGTCGCTGGCCGATTGGGGCCGTAAGGAAATGATCATCGCTGAGACCGAGATGCCGGGCCTCATGGCGATCCGCGAGGAGTACGCCGCGGCTCAGCCGCTCAAGGGGGCACGCATCGCGGGCTCGTTGCACATGACCATTCAGACCGCGATGCTCATCGAGACCCTCACGGCCCTCGGCGCCGAGGTGCGCTGGGCTTCCTGCAACATATTCTCGACTCAGGACCACGCCGCCGCGGCCATCGCAGCCGCTGGTATCCCGGTCTTCGCGCACAAGGGTGAGACGCTGGCCGAGTACTGGGACTACACCCACAAGATTTTCGAGTGGCACGACGGCGGCGCCCCGAACATGATCCTCGACGACGGCGGCGACGCGACCCTCCTGCTGCATCTGGGCAGCGACGCGGAGAAGGACGCATCCGTGATCGCCAACCCGACCTGCGAGGAGGAGCAGTTCCTGTTCGCGGCCATCAAGAAGCGCCTGGCCGAGCAGCCGGGCTGGTACTCCAAGACTGCGGCCTGCATCAAGGGTGTCACCGAGGAAACCACCACCGGCGTCCACCGTCTGTACCAGATGTTCGAGAAGGGCACGCTGAAGTTCCCGGCCATCAACGTCAACGACTCGGTCACCAAGTCCAAGTTCGACAACATCTACGGCTGCCGCGAGTCCCTGATGGACGGCATCAAGCGCGCCACTGACGTCATGGTGGCCGGCAAGGTGGCGGTCATTTGCGGCTACGGCGACGTCGGCAAAGGGTGCGCTCAGGCGATGCGCGGGCTCCAGGCTCAGGTCTGGGTCACCGAGGTCGACCCGATCTGCGCGCTGCAGGCGGCCATGGAAGGGTACAAGGTGGTCACCATGGAGTGGGCGGCCGACAAGGCTGACATCTTCGTCACCACCACCGGCAACATCGACGTCATCACCCACGACCACATGAAGGCGATGAAGCACAACGCCATCGTCTGCAACATCGGTCACTTCGACAACGAGATCGAAGTGGCCAAACTCAAGCAGTACAAGTGGGAGAACATCAAGCCGCAGGTCGATCACGTCATCTTCCCGGACGGCAAGCGCATCATCCTGCTCGCCGAGGGGCGCCTGGTTAACCTCGGTTGCGCCACCGGCCACCCCTCCTACGTCATGTCCTCCTCCTTCGCCAACCAGACCCTGGCGCAGATGGAGATCTTCTGCAACCCGGGCAAGTATCCGGTCGGCGTCTACATCCTGCCCAAGGAACTGGACGAGAAGGTGGCGCGCCTGCAACTGAAAACTCTGGGCGCCATGCTGACCGAACTGACCGATGCCCAGGCAGCCTACATCGGCGTCAAGAAGGAAGGGCCGTACAAGTCGGAGCATTACCGGTATTAA
- a CDS encoding molybdopterin molybdotransferase MoeA gives MPSFEEARGIILAHVAPLGEENVALSDALGRVVSRDIIAPWDLPQYDNSAMDGYAVHAADCTSVPARLLITGFLPAGGADCPTVSVGCAVRIMTGAPIPPGCNAVVPIEETEQEGAHVVIKQRVLPKQHVRSKGNDVACGTQVLPAGSQVRPAEVGMLAAMGQALVPVYRKARVAILSTGDELIELGESPKAGSVINSNALSLAAAVREAGAEPVLLGIARDNLESHQDKMREGLCCDALITSAGVSAGDRDLVREVAASLGAEELFWKIGMKPGGPTAFSVWQGKPIFSLPGNPVSTMVTFELLVKPALLKMMGHHRVLPPFVKGILAEDAHKKPGKLHFIRVTVKKRHGRHVAYCAGEQHTAILSTMTRCDALAALPCDATFIPAGSEVDLALMREVDLLSEGEVGIRCCS, from the coding sequence ATGCCAAGCTTTGAAGAAGCGCGAGGCATCATACTGGCCCACGTCGCCCCGCTGGGCGAAGAAAACGTAGCGCTGTCGGACGCCCTGGGGCGGGTGGTAAGCAGAGACATCATCGCTCCCTGGGACCTGCCGCAATACGACAATTCCGCCATGGACGGCTATGCCGTGCATGCCGCCGATTGCACCTCGGTCCCCGCCCGTCTTCTCATCACCGGGTTCCTCCCCGCCGGAGGCGCGGACTGCCCGACCGTATCCGTCGGTTGCGCCGTGCGCATCATGACCGGCGCCCCCATCCCCCCTGGATGCAATGCAGTGGTACCCATCGAAGAAACCGAGCAGGAAGGGGCCCACGTCGTGATCAAGCAGAGGGTGCTCCCCAAGCAGCACGTCCGGAGCAAAGGAAACGACGTAGCCTGCGGCACCCAGGTCCTCCCCGCCGGCAGCCAGGTTCGCCCCGCCGAGGTCGGCATGCTGGCGGCCATGGGGCAGGCGCTGGTGCCGGTCTACCGCAAGGCGCGGGTGGCGATACTGTCCACCGGGGACGAGCTTATCGAACTCGGCGAGAGCCCCAAGGCCGGCAGCGTGATCAACTCCAATGCGTTGTCGCTGGCCGCCGCCGTCCGCGAGGCGGGCGCCGAGCCAGTGCTGCTAGGGATCGCGCGGGACAACCTGGAGAGTCACCAAGACAAGATGCGGGAAGGTCTTTGTTGCGATGCACTGATCACCTCGGCTGGCGTCTCCGCCGGTGACCGCGACTTGGTCCGGGAGGTAGCCGCGAGCCTCGGTGCAGAGGAACTGTTCTGGAAGATCGGGATGAAGCCGGGCGGCCCCACGGCATTCTCGGTCTGGCAGGGAAAGCCGATCTTCTCGCTCCCGGGGAACCCCGTGTCGACCATGGTGACCTTCGAGCTGCTGGTGAAGCCCGCCCTGTTGAAGATGATGGGGCACCACCGGGTGCTTCCCCCCTTCGTAAAAGGAATCCTTGCCGAGGACGCGCACAAGAAGCCCGGCAAGCTGCATTTCATCAGGGTCACGGTGAAGAAGCGTCATGGCAGGCACGTCGCCTACTGCGCCGGCGAGCAACACACCGCCATCCTGAGCACCATGACCAGGTGCGACGCCCTGGCCGCCCTCCCCTGCGACGCCACCTTCATTCCGGCAGGAAGCGAAGTAGACCTGGCGCTGATGAGGGAAGTGGACCTGTTAAGCGAGGGAGAAGTCGGCATAAGGTGCTGCTCCTGA
- a CDS encoding HesA/MoeB/ThiF family protein codes for MRKVITFLKEQAQDGLLPWSAQDATAKRFNLSHAAVELLALQNGLYPARYQRNRNMIQVDEQLCLFQSRVAVIGCGGLGGYVLEELARLGVGQIIAVDPDIFEEHNLNRQILSTPALLGQPKAAVAAERLAQVNPAVTVTAIQDYFCLANGFELLAGAQIAVDALDSISYRLQLAEFCNVAGIPMVHGAIGGWYGHVASQFPGETTVQQIYRHWVAGKGIEQQLGNPSFTPAVVASLEVAEVCKILLGKGEPLRNRKLTIDLLEMEMQEISYAPAPVTLVDAA; via the coding sequence ATGCGCAAGGTGATCACTTTTCTGAAAGAGCAGGCGCAGGACGGCCTGCTTCCCTGGAGCGCCCAGGATGCGACGGCCAAGCGCTTCAACCTGAGCCACGCAGCGGTCGAACTGCTTGCCCTGCAAAATGGCCTCTATCCGGCGCGCTACCAGCGCAACCGCAACATGATCCAGGTCGACGAGCAGCTGTGCCTGTTCCAAAGCCGCGTCGCTGTGATCGGCTGCGGCGGCTTGGGCGGCTACGTCCTGGAAGAGCTGGCCCGCCTCGGGGTCGGGCAGATCATCGCCGTCGATCCGGACATCTTCGAAGAACACAACCTGAACCGACAGATCCTCTCCACCCCTGCCCTGCTGGGACAGCCCAAGGCGGCGGTAGCTGCCGAACGGCTGGCGCAGGTGAATCCCGCCGTCACGGTCACCGCCATCCAGGACTACTTCTGCCTGGCTAACGGCTTCGAGCTGCTGGCGGGAGCACAGATCGCGGTGGACGCCCTGGACAGCATCTCGTACCGGCTTCAGCTGGCCGAGTTCTGCAACGTAGCCGGCATCCCCATGGTGCACGGCGCCATCGGCGGCTGGTACGGACACGTCGCCTCCCAGTTCCCCGGCGAGACCACGGTGCAGCAGATCTATCGCCACTGGGTCGCGGGCAAGGGGATCGAGCAGCAGCTCGGCAACCCCTCCTTCACACCTGCCGTCGTGGCGAGCCTCGAGGTGGCCGAAGTCTGCAAGATCCTGCTCGGCAAGGGTGAGCCGCTCAGAAACCGCAAACTGACGATTGACCTGCTGGAAATGGAGATGCAGGAGATATCCTACGCTCCGGCCCCGGTCACCCTGGTAGACGCCGCCTAA
- a CDS encoding MoaD/ThiS family protein, producing the protein MKITLKLFATFRNGRFKVAEQELAEGTDVRQVVLSLGLTEEEIGIVMLNGRHGELDSKLNQGDTLSLFPLVGGG; encoded by the coding sequence ATGAAGATAACTCTCAAGCTTTTCGCCACATTCAGAAACGGCAGGTTCAAAGTCGCCGAGCAGGAGCTCGCCGAGGGGACCGACGTGCGCCAGGTGGTGCTCTCCCTCGGGCTCACCGAGGAGGAGATCGGTATCGTCATGCTGAATGGCCGGCACGGTGAGCTGGACAGCAAACTGAACCAGGGCGATACCCTTTCGCTCTTTCCCCTGGTTGGAGGAGGCTGA